The sequence CAGAGGCCTCTTCTGTTTTTCCCAAATCAGGGACTTCATTCAAAAATGAACTACACTTCTAATCGATCCTTCTAGGTCTAACACAGAGAAGAGGGTGCCTAGCGCTAAGAATACACTCTCTATCAGCAGTCTTTATCATCTGTTGGGGGATGACCCTTTGGGCGAGGTCGAGTGGCTTTGTAAAATctgggagagagagctgggagttgAGATCTCCtctgagacatgggaggatatttgggaaaacGCAAGAAAGATTTTGATTTGTAACAGGACCCATGCCCTAAAGCTGAAGATTCTCTACAGGGTCCATCTGGCCCCAGATCGCCcctcaaaattcaaagtgggtGTATCGTCAacatgtcccaaatgcaaaatgagTACGGGCATGATCACTAGTTGCCTTAGGTCCTGCTGCAGGCTCCGGACATAATGGAGCTCTGTGGTGAATGCTGTAGAGGGGATCTTAGGGTCAGAATTGGAGGTAGACCCAGTCTCTCTTCTCCTGGGCCTGCCCAGCGTTTTTCCTTCAGACGCACACAGGAAAAAACTTTGCAATACCCTTACTTTTTGCTAgaggaaaaacattttgcaaTGTTGTGCCTGAAAACACTCCTGGTCTGTTGGGTTCGTGTCAGTTAGTCATGGAGCATGTCCCTCTGGATTTTCTTACAAGTATGGTACACCATAAAacagaatttttataagacatggcagccctttttggattacctggACACAAATTTATCTCTCACATgaataagggcttttatatagccatgatcaTTGTGTCTAATGAATCCAACCCCCTAGGGAAGAAGTACAAACATATGAATATGTGCAAGTTAGTGTTCTTGATGATCAAGAGTGATTGTTTTGTCACGCTGAGCTatattatttctttatttgtGTATCTAGTTTCTTTATACATATATGTACATAATTTTTTTGTGATTTGTATTGTTTTTGGTAGAaagtaatattttttaaaaatcttttaataAAATATCTTAAAAGAAACCTGAGGTTCATCTTTTTTTATATAACAAAGGGTATTAAAGGTTACAGAGCCCAATTGGTTAAATAGGATTGTGATAAAGAATAGCTCTGTTGAACTGAAGAGGAGGAATAGACTGATCGATTTCCTTCTATCGGATCTTCACCAGGATGATCTTCCCAACACAAGTATCAGACACAGGGACAAGAACGACAAAGCTGGGTGGTACAACTGGCGAGTGGTAGcactgcatcaattccttccaacTCTTCTGTTAGATATTATTAATAATGGGGAGGGCTGATGGGATTGGCCCACTAGGCTGACTTTGGAGAAGGAACTTTCTGCCACATTTACAAATTCCAATTGCTGAGCTTCTGATGTTCTCTCGCCGAGGAGATTGGGAGCAATGAGTCTTGCTATGTGTCACTGATTTCTAATTCTCAATTCACCACCTTTTCCATTGGCCTTGCTTCACCTTTTTATTTCCACCTTctgttcctcactttctcttgccaTTTCTGATTTTTGCTCTTTCTCAAAccatttgttttcctctctctaccATCCTGCCTTGTCGCTACTCTCCTCCTcgctgtcatttctctctctttgtcatagagtcatagaaatgtacagcccatccatgccgaccagatatcccaacccaatctagtcccacctgccagcacccggcccatatccctccaaacccttcctattcatatacccatccaaatgcctcttaaatgttgtaattgtaccagcctccaccacatcccctggcagctcattccatacacgtaccaccctctgcgtgaaaaagttgccccttaggtctcttttatatctttctcctctcaccctaaacctatgcccgctagttctggactccccgacccaaggaaaagactttgtctatttatcctatccatacccctcataattttgtaaacctctataaggtctcccctcagcctccgacgctccagggaaaacagccccagcctgttcagcctctccctgtagctcagatcctccaaccctggcaacatccttgtaaatcatttctgaaccctttcaagtttcacaacatctttccgataggaaggagaccagaattgcacgcaatgttccaacagtggcctgaccaatgccgcaacatgacctcccaactcctgtactcaatactctgaccaataaaggaaagcataccaaacaccttcttcactatcctatctacctgcaactccactttcaaggagctatgaacctgcactccaaggtctctctgttcagtaacactccctaggaccttaccattaagtgtataagtcctgctaagatttgctttcccaaaatacagcacctcgcaataatttgaattaaattccatctgccacttctcagcccattggtgcatctggtccagatcctatggtaagctgaggtaaccctcttcgctatccactacgcctccaatttaagtgtcatctgcaaacttactaactgtcctcAGTCTCTGTCCTCCACTGTCACCTTCCCTCATTCTGCTACAATGATCCGGGAGGAATAGGTTAGACTTCAACAGAAGGAGCTTCATCACCACAATCCATGGTCCCAAGAGGCCACATCTTTGTCCTGAGAGAAAGTAACCAGCTCAGTGGAAAGAAATGAAGTCATCCAACaccaaacacacatgcacagactcaTATCTGCACAAAAACATTCAAATCCTCATTCatcctggtccacccatgttgaCGCGACTGTCAAGAAAACACAACAAtttctcaggaggctaaggaaattcagcatgtccagaaAGACtcctaccaatttttatagacgCACTATAGAAAGCaatctatctggatgcatcacggcttggtatggcaactgctctgctcaggaccAGAAGAAATTGTGCACACAACCCAGTccccaatcttccatccattgactccatttatggTTCTCGCTGCCTTGGAAAGGCAGCTAACAATCAAAAACCCTTCCACCCTGGCTAGAATCTCTTCCAACCTATTCCATCGGGCAGAACATTCACAAGCTTAAACACGCATACCAACAGATCCAAGGCAGGTTACTTCCCCACTATTATTAGActtttctgaatggacctctaaaatttttaatttaatgttATCTCActgtttgtgcaccttctctgtagctattacattgtattcctcactctgctctATTACTCTTATGCACTTTGCAtcgtatgatctgcctgtactgtatgCCAAACGAAATGTTTCAATGTAcctgggtacatgtgacaataataaatcaaatcaaatcagccacTAATACATATGCAGGCACAAGACATACCTACACTCATACATAGACATAGAGGCATATACTCATAACGCACAGACATAtaaacatatacacacaaataTGTACTCACACCCATGTACAAAAAGACTTGTATACAGAAAAACACATCACACTGACATTTACAATCATAAAGAGACTTAcatacagatagaaacacagacCCACAAACAGTCAGGACCCCTGACTGAAGGCTGTCTCCCTTGACATGACTGTACATTACTCCCCTCTGACTTcaagacatggccatttggttgaagcgcACACAGTGTGTCTGCTACGCCAGCTCTTGGCACACAATGTAGGTGTAACACTGGCTTGGCATGGTGATGTGTAGCAACATGCCCACCTGCTGGATTGGTGGTAGAATGGGAATTCACATAGTAATGAAGTGAGATTTGTTGTTAGTGAAGATGATGATGAGCAATAATCCCCATGAATGGGTATTTCACCGCACCCTGGTAATAATCTCTTGTCGATGCCCAGAAGTCTGTAGGAAAATGCTACGTGTTACTACCGACATTGAGAAAGGTCTCACCCACTTCTCACGTGATTCCCTCAGATTTCTCACCGTGGACCACATTGTTCAGGGCCCTAAAAGATTCCCCCATAGTCTCAGGGATGGTGACACCAATGATGACcatcgattgttgtaaaaatctatTTGATTTACTAatgccatttagggaaggaaatctaccatcagtatctggtctggcctacaaggcACACCCGAACCCCAAAACTTGCATTCAGagtttaatggtgaccatgaaatacAGGTCTGCCCTGTGAAATAGCCGAGTAAGTCCCTCACTTCAAGCATGAACTACAAGCGCTGGCCTTGTTCACAACCCATGACAGGATAAAGAAATAATCAAACAAGATAAAAGACTTGGTTTTACTAAGTCTGTCACACCAGTACAACAGGAGCAACATTTTAAGTCGATCAATGTCACCAGGCACTTTCTAAAGTACCGTTAAAAGGCACAACAGTGAATGGATTTCCTTATTATTTATGGCTGAGTTGATTGATTTTTTGCAACCCTTCCCGGTTATTAATAGTCTTGTGTATGGTGATGAGAAAGGGAAAGGCAGAGGGGAGCTCCACACGCCGACTGAGTTTCTGGTGTCCCCAGTGCAGACACTGTAGCTTATCTGCCAAATCCTTCCGCCcagccctttccaaagcatcctgCAGCATCTTTGTTTTGTTCACTTTGTTCCAGGATTTCTCGTACCTGAAATACAAAGGAGAAATTTTTAATCAAACCAGAATCTGTATCTTAAGAACAGGTCGCATTattgcattattttaaaatttcattgaCCAAAAAGCGTGAATATGAAATTTAGGTTTAACTTTCGCTATTTGGCATCTCACATTCCCCGGTTCCCCTGTGTCTTGACCATTGGGGCTATGCATGggtcagtgatctgtgatctctACAGATTGTGACCTTCAGTCCTGAGAACTGAGCACAGAAGTTGGGTGAACAACACGGATGAACCAGAGAAACCTAGGAGCAGGaatggaccattcagcccctcaaaccttcaCCCCTGTACTGGATCATGGCTGAACATCTACTTCAATGCcattttcccattccttgatgttGCTGGATTctaaaaatctatccatctctacATTGAAATGTTTTGTAATTTCACTCCTGGGATGTGAGTggctctggctaggccagcatttactgtccagagAGAGTTAAGAattaactacattgctgtagggtgtggagtcacacataggccagaccaggtaaggatggcagatttgcttcccgaaaggacattcatgaaccagatgtgtttttccaacaattgacaatggtttcatggtcatcataagactcttaattccagattttgttttactgatttcaaatttcactatctgccattaactgagtttctggattaatacaaTAATATCAAATACTGTTCTGTCCACCCTACTCCACCGAACAAAGAGCTttagagtgcaggtccatagtttcttgaaagtggagtcacagatagacagggtagtgaagaaggtgtttggtacgctttcttttattggtcagggcattgagcataggagtcaggaggtcgtgttgtggctatacaagacattggttaggccacctttgcaatactgtattcagttctggtctgcctgctgtaggaaggatgttgtgaaacttgaaaggattcagaaaagatttaaagcatGCCTCCAggattggaggaattgagctatatggagaggctaaatagactgggggtactttctctggagtgtcagaggctaacaagtgaccttatagaagtttataaaatcatgaaaggcatggatatggtgaatagttcCACGTCCTTTCCCCTGGGTAGGtgcatccaaaactagagggtagaggtttaaaggtgagaggggaaagatttaaaagggacctaaggggcaacgttttctcacagagggtagtgcatgtatggatgaagaggaagtggtggacgctaacatttaaaaggatctggatgAGAATGTAAAttggaagcgtttagagggatttggtccaaatgctggcaaatgggactggattaatttcggATCTGTGTCCCTtcacctgttagggtgaagggcaaggatgctgggggaagggaatgctggatgacgagagaaattgaggttttggtcaagaataagaaggaagcatatgtcagatatagacagcagagatcgagtgattccctagaagagtataaaggcaataagagggaaatcaggagggcaaaaaaagacattagatagctttggcaaatagaattaaagagaatccaaagggattctacaaatacatcaaggacaaaaaggaactagggacagaatagggcaacttaaagatcagcaaggcagtctacacgtggaaccgcaggagataggggagttagtaaacaagtattttgcatcaatgtttactgtggagaaggatatggaagatacagaacatggggaaataaatagtgatgtcttgaaaaatgtacatatgacagaggaggagttgctggatgtcttaaaatgcctaaatgtggataaatccccaggacctgatcaggtgtaccctagaactttgtgggaagctagagaagtgattgccgggcccattgctgagatatttgtatcatcgatagccacaggtgaggtgctggaagactggaagttggttaacgtggtgccactgtttaagaaaagtgggaatgaaaagccaaggaactatagaccagtgagcctgacgtcggtggtgggccagttgttggagggaatcctgagggacaggatttacatgtatttggaaaggcaaggactgattagggagagtgaacatggctttgtgcgtgggaaatcatgtctcacaaacttgattgagttttttgaagaagtaacaaagaggattgatgagggcagagtggtagatgtgatctatatggacttcagtaaggtgtttgacaatgtTTCGTATGGtaaactagttagcaaggttagatcgcatggaatacagggagaagtagccatttggatacagaactgtcacaaaggtagaagacagagggtggttatagagggttgcttttcagactggagacctgtgaccacaggtgtgccacaaggactctgctttttgtcatttacataaatgggtgctccagttccctcccacaatccaaagatttgcaggttaggtgaattggcaatgctaaattacccatagtgttcaacaatgtgtaggttaggtgcactagtcatgggtaaatgtatagcaatagggtaggggaatgggtctggatgggtcattgttcagagggtcatgtggacttgttgggctgaatgacctgtatccacactgtagggattctacgattctctggcttggatgtgaacacaggaggtatggttaataagtttgcagatgaaaccaaaattggaagtatagtggacagcaaagcagattaccttagagtacaatgggatcttgatcagacgggccaataGATTgagggggtggcagatggagtttaggataaatgcaaggtgttgcattttggaaagg is a genomic window of Hemiscyllium ocellatum isolate sHemOce1 chromosome 12, sHemOce1.pat.X.cur, whole genome shotgun sequence containing:
- the wu:fc50b12 gene encoding uncharacterized protein wu:fc50b12 isoform X2, giving the protein MTCRTQEDAVINLKSVQELAKDLGFQWTIVACELGFSRAEISHFHRASLEKKVQARKMLESWYEKSWNKVNKTKMLQDALERAGRKDLADKLQCLHWGHQKLSRRVELPSAFPFLITIHKTINNREGLQKINQLSHK
- the wu:fc50b12 gene encoding uncharacterized protein wu:fc50b12 isoform X3; the encoded protein is MDAVINLKSVQELAKDLGFQWTIVACELGFSRAEISHFHRASLEKKVQARKMLESWYEKSWNKVNKTKMLQDALERAGRKDLADKLQCLHWGHQKLSRRVELPSAFPFLITIHKTINNREGLQKINQLSHK
- the wu:fc50b12 gene encoding uncharacterized protein wu:fc50b12 isoform X1; translated protein: MEDHEAHHKDAVINLKSVQELAKDLGFQWTIVACELGFSRAEISHFHRASLEKKVQARKMLESWYEKSWNKVNKTKMLQDALERAGRKDLADKLQCLHWGHQKLSRRVELPSAFPFLITIHKTINNREGLQKINQLSHK